A region of the Anaerolineae bacterium genome:
GGTGGCTCTTCGGGTGGACATGGACGCCTTTCCCATCGAGGAGGCCGAGGGACTGCCCTGGCGCTCGCGCCGCCCCGGAGTGGCCCACGTGTGCGGACACGATGCCCACACGACCATAGGGGTGGGCGTGGCGCGGGCTCTGGCTGGGCTGAAGGACAGGCTGGCGGGCACGGTGAGGTTCATCTTCCAGCCGGCTGAGGAGCGGCCGCGCGTGCTGGAGGAGGGCGAGCGGCCTTACCTGGAGGGGGTGCGGGCGATGCCGGCGGCGGAGCTGCTCATCGGCGAGGGGGTGCTCGATTCGCCGCCGATCCAGGCCATCTACGGCCTCCACCTGTGGCCGTGGCTTCCGGCGGGGCAGGTGGGCATCGAGGAGGGGCCGGCTATGGCGGGTGCGGCCAACTTCACCGCCAGCATCCACGGTCAAGGGTCACATGGGGCCGCTCCGCACTCCGGAGTAGACTCGATCGTGGCCGTGGCCCACGTGCTGAGCATGCTCCAGACCATAGTGTCTCGTCAGACACCGCCCGCCGAGCCCCTGGTCATCACTGTGGGCACGATCCGGGGAGGGGACCGACGGAACGTGATCGCCGACAGGGTGGACATAACCGGGACGGTGCGGGGGTTCTCGACCCCGCTGCTACGCGAAGTGGTGCCGGAGCGGATGCGAGCTATCCTCGAAGGGGTGTGCCGGGCGCTGGGGGCCACCTACGATCTGGACTACTACCCTCTGATTCTTCCTGTGGTCAACGACGGGGAGCTGGCCAGGCGCGCCAGAGAGGCGGTGGAGGCGGCGCTGGGGCCCGATGTCGTGGTGACATGGCTCGAGCGCGCGATGACTAGCGAGGACTTCGCCTGCTACGCGCAGCGGGTGCCCGGGCTGTACCTCAAGATCGGCTGCACTCGGCCAGGGGAGGAGCTGGTGCCCCTTCACAACCGGGCTTTCCGTTTCGACGAAGAGGCCCTGCGCGTCGGGACCAAGGCAGCAGCCGTGACTCTGGCGGCACGTCTGGCCTAGGCGGCAGGGGTATCGCAGCCCAAAGGGCTGCGATCACGGAGAGGAGGCAGCGAGGCAGGGAGGTGGCGAGAGCAGGGCAGCGCTGCGGGCGACGATGGCCGGGGTGGGCGTGCGGCCGGTGCGAACCTGCTGTGAGAACACCTGGTTGCAGTGTGGGGGCAGGACTGGGGTTGTCGCCAGCCCTCTGTCCCTCGGTGTGTTGTGGCCTGCTTCTGCGTACACTGCATTCTCAGCGGTGAAGCCCTATGGCGGGTCAGGTAGCGATACATCGTGGAGGTGACGAAGTGGAACGACTGCGCGTGGCAGTCCTCGGGATGGGCGTTATGGGAAACATGCACGCCCAGGTGTACCGGCACCTGGCCGAATCGGACTTGGTGGCTGCGGTGGAAACCGACCCGACCAGGCAGGTTCAGGTGCGAGAGCAGTTCGGCGTGCCCGTGTATGGTACAGTGGAGGAGCTTCTGGGCGGGGTGGATTTCGATGCCGCGTCCATCTGCCTTCCCGACGCCGGCCACGTCGAGCCGGCCGTGGCCCTCGCTGGTGCCGGCAAGCACCTGCTGGTGGAGAAGCCTTTGGCCACCACGATCCAAGGGTGCGACGCCATCATCCGAGCGGCCGGTGACGCTGGGGTGAAGCTGATGGTGGGCTTCACTCTACGGTTCGACCCGCGGTACTACCTGGTTCAGGAGGCGGTGGCCCAGGGAGAAGTGGGCGACGTGGTCTACATGTATGCCCGGCGCAACAACCTGATCTCTGGCGCCCGTCGGCTAGCCGGCCGCGTTACCCTGCCCTTCTTCCTCCAGGTACACGACGTGGACGCCATGCGGTGGATGGGGGGATCCGAGGTCCGCCGCGTCTATGCTTGCTCGACGCGCAAGGTGCTGCACGACCTCGGTGTGGACGACGTGGTTATCAGCTCCCTTCACTTCGAGGATGGCAGCATCGGATGCGTGGAGAGCAACTGGATCATGCCCGATGCCCTTCCCTCGCGGTTCGATTTCCGTCTCGAAGTGGTGGGAACCAAGGGCAAGGCCGACGTCGAGCTGTACGAGCAAGGGGCTTGGGTACACGATGGCAAGCAGCTGAGGATGCTGGACCCCACTTTCCGCCCCACGCTGTACAGTCAGCAACCGCTCATATTGAGGGAGGAGCTACAGCACTTCGTGCACTGCGTGCTGGAGGATCGCCAGCCGGTAGTGGGGGGCAAGGACGGGAAGGCGGCCACGGCGGTT
Encoded here:
- a CDS encoding amidohydrolase, which produces MTEDVRALLARVDQDFEWLVEFQRDLHAHPEMGFEEYRTAGRVAEEMQRLGLEVRTGILETGVTATLQGARERQAVALRVDMDAFPIEEAEGLPWRSRRPGVAHVCGHDAHTTIGVGVARALAGLKDRLAGTVRFIFQPAEERPRVLEEGERPYLEGVRAMPAAELLIGEGVLDSPPIQAIYGLHLWPWLPAGQVGIEEGPAMAGAANFTASIHGQGSHGAAPHSGVDSIVAVAHVLSMLQTIVSRQTPPAEPLVITVGTIRGGDRRNVIADRVDITGTVRGFSTPLLREVVPERMRAILEGVCRALGATYDLDYYPLILPVVNDGELARRAREAVEAALGPDVVVTWLERAMTSEDFACYAQRVPGLYLKIGCTRPGEELVPLHNRAFRFDEEALRVGTKAAAVTLAARLA
- a CDS encoding Gfo/Idh/MocA family oxidoreductase — encoded protein: MERLRVAVLGMGVMGNMHAQVYRHLAESDLVAAVETDPTRQVQVREQFGVPVYGTVEELLGGVDFDAASICLPDAGHVEPAVALAGAGKHLLVEKPLATTIQGCDAIIRAAGDAGVKLMVGFTLRFDPRYYLVQEAVAQGEVGDVVYMYARRNNLISGARRLAGRVTLPFFLQVHDVDAMRWMGGSEVRRVYACSTRKVLHDLGVDDVVISSLHFEDGSIGCVESNWIMPDALPSRFDFRLEVVGTKGKADVELYEQGAWVHDGKQLRMLDPTFRPTLYSQQPLILREELQHFVHCVLEDRQPVVGGKDGKAATAVALAIEESIRQGQPVDVEYS